GCAGCCGCGGCACGATTTCCTCGACGCGGTCGCCCCGCCAACCCGGCCGGTGGTGCAGGAGGGTGTCGAGGACCTGGTCGGCTGCGACAATGACCTGACTGACCGGGTTCCCGAGCAGCTTCGCTCGTTCAACGGAGGCCACGAAAGGGCTGCGCGCCGCCCGGAGCGCGAAAGTTCCCGGCGAGTCGAGGCTTCCGCGCACCGCGGAGCCGACATGCCCCCGGCGGGTCCGGAAGCTCGGCAGTCCGTGGCGAGCGGCTGCCGTGAGCGCGGCTCGCCACAGCGCCGCGGTCAGTTCGGCGATGAGGGCTGAATTGCCGCGGGCCTCCGCGGCCCGGGGAACGGTGTGCAGGTTGAGGGCCGCGCTGGCCCAGCTGGCGATGGTGTCGATGCCCAGCCGCGGCCGGATCTCCAGGATCCGGCCGTCTCGGCGGAGCTCTCCCACGTAACGTCCGGCGCGCCAGCCACCGTCGAGTCGCCGCTCGAGGATAGGCTGCGGATCCGCCGACGCGCACGAGGGTGCCAGGTTCAGCGTGAACTGTTCCGGCCGGGTTTCGACAGCGAGCGCGACAAGCCATTGGTCTTCCTCCGCGGTGAAGACCCGGTCGCGCTCGACCGGGCCGGCCAGATCCGCGAAGACGATGCGGTCGGTCATTGCCCGAGGAAGACGCGACGGAACCGGTCCATCTGTTCGTCACGGTCGTCGACGCCCGCGAGGTACTGCTCCAGCAGCGGTTTGAGCGAGCGGCTCCACAGATCGAGCAGCGGCGGCTGCGGCTGGTCGCGGGGCTGGCGCCAGAGGTATCCGCCGTTGGCGGGGCGGCTCTTGCGCGTGCTCAGCCAGATGCCGAGGAAGAAGACGATGTCCGCGAAGTAGGTGTGTCCGACGTGGTACGCACGGCCGAGCACCGCCGATTCGGAGATCGCAATGTTGAGCCGTTCGGCGTGATCGGCAAAACGTGCGAGCTGTTCAGCCGCGTAGTCGTACGGGACGCCGCGGACAGCGCCGGCCCAGCGATCCTGGATGATCTCCAGAAGCGTCTCGCGCTCGAACGGACACTCCCGCCACAAGAACCTGCGGCGCAACGCGAAGTCCAACGTCTCCACCGACTGGTCGATCTCGTTCATCGTGCCGATCAGGTAGAGGTCCTCGGGCAGCGCAAGCGTGGCAGGCTGCTCGTCCGGGTTGCTGCCGGGCAGAGTCACCTCACGACCGCGCTGCCCGGCCTCCAGCAGGCTGAACGCCTCGCCGAACATCGCGCTCAGGTCGGTCCGGTTGATCTCGTCCAGCACCAGGACCACCGGCAACGCCGCGAGCCCGTCGGGGAATGCCTGGCCGTGGTAGCGGTCGACGACCGAAGGCAGGAGGCCCGGGTGGTAGCGGGTACGGTCGCCGTCGAGGCGCAACCCGCGAACGAACTCCGGATAACCGAATCCCGGATGCAGCTGCACCCAGAAGACGTTCGCCGCCACAGCGGCCTCGACCAGCTCAGCGCGTTCGATGAAGTTCTTGAAGCCCCAACGGTGCAGCGCGGCACGGCGGATGATCGTCTCCGCGAGGCCCCGCGCCTGGTAGGTTTTGCTGGTGCCCGGCGGTCCGTAAAGGACGATCTGCTTCTTCCACTCCAAGGCCTCCAGATCCCCCGTTGCCTCCCCTGAGTCCCCGGCGCTCTCCCACGCGACGCGCAACGGCGGGTGGTAGAAGTCGATCGCCTGCCCCGATGCGTTGCCCTCCGGCATCAGCGTCGCCAGCTTGTCCCGGATCGCGAACAGCTGCTCGTCGACGTCGAGCCCCGAAGTCTCGGCCAAGTCGCCGAACGCGGTCGCGATCTCGCGCTTGTGCCGGCCCGAGGAGATGCGCTCAAAAGTCTCCGGATGCAACAGGTGAAGCACAATGTGCCGCATCTCCCGCAGTGGCTTGTCCGTCTTGTCAGCGAAGTCGCGCAGCGCCCAGGCATCATCAAGCAGGACAGCACGCTCATCCCGGCCCAGCTCTTTGAGACGCAGACAGAAATCGATCAAATAGCCGACCTGCAAGTCCCGCCTCGTGTTGAAGCCGACACCAGGATGGCCGATGCCTTGCCTCATCGCCTGCATCGGCACCGACTCCGGATCCAACGTGACCTCCGTGCCGGCCACCGTCGCATTGATGACATCGAGCTTGCCCCGGTATGTCACCGAGCCGACGAACAGGAAGTGCACCAGCAGAACTTCAGCGGCCAGCAGCACCAACTCCGGACCAGCGTGCTCAAGCTGAATCGCCCACTTGCCGGCGAAAGTGCCGTCTCCCTCCCCGCTGACAAGCGGATTGCCGTTGAACCGACGGTCGAGGTCGCGAAGGACATCGACCGTCCAGACCCCGTCACGCGACGGATCCGTCAGCGACCTGTCCCCGAGCAGGCTGTGCTGAACCCACAGCCGGGCTGTTTCGTCCACCAGCTCTCGAGACTGTTCAGAGAATCGTGCCACTGGGTCGACGTCCAATCCGTGCTGGGGCGTTGCCGCCGGTTACGGTACGAGAATCGCCACCGTCGTGCCGGCGACTCGATGCACATAGTGAGATATCAGCGCTTCGGGCCTTCGCCTTACGCGGCGCGAACCGCTGCGCGGTCTTCAGCGTCACTACCTGGATGCGGTGCCTGATCCACCGTCAGCCGCGTATCGGGGTGCCATCGCTTCCATCTGCTCGATGACAAGCCGGATAGCTTCAGGCTGCTTGTCAGGCGGGTACTTGTACTTCACGAGCAGACGTTTGATGGACGATCGGAGTTTGGCGCGCACGTCGTCTCGGACAGTCCAGTCGGTCTTGACGTCGCGTTGCATGACTGCCACCAACTCGCGTGCGATCTGGGCGAGCACGTCGTCGCCCTGAATCTCGACGGCCGACTCGTTGGTGCTGACGGCGTCGTAGAACGCGAGCTCATCGTGGGACAGCGGCGGAGTGAAGAACTGCCCGCGGTTGCCCTCCTCGGCGACTTCCTTGGCCAGCTCGATCAGCTCGGCGATGACTTCTGCCGAAGTGAGCTGCTGGTTGGTGTACTTGCGCATCAGCTCGGCGATGCGTTCGGAGAACGCCCGCTGGCGGACGAGGTTGTGCTGGGTGACGTGATCCGATTCTTCGACGAGCAGCGCGCGCAACGCCTCGATCGCCAGGTGCGGGTTCGTCGCTGACTGGGCCTTGAGCTGGAATTCCGGTCCCAGGTCGGACAACGACGGTTTGGGCAGGCCGGCGGCTTCGTAGATGTCGACGATCTCGCCGGACGCCGTGGAGGTCGCCACCAGTGTGGAGAGCATCCTTTCGATCTCTTCCGGCACTGGCTTGCCCTCGGCCTGCCGTTCCGAGGCATCGAACTTGCCCATCCAGACACGGACTTCTTCGTAGAACTTCGCGGTGACGCGAAGGTGATCGAGGGTCTGGTTGCCGGCGCACAACGCCCACGCCCGGGCCAGCTGGTTGGCCAGCTTGCGGAACCGGTCGCCGAGCGGCTCCTCGCCCTCCGGAGGCCGGTTGCCCGGAGTGCCCGGGGAACGGAGGTAGTTCGTGAGGCCGTAGGCCGCCCTGACCCAGCTCTTCGGCCCGCCGTCGAGCTTGCTCCGCCACGGGTAGCCGGCGCACAGCTGATCCAGCGATGCGATGAGCGTGGTGGTGAGCGCGACAGCTTCGTCGATGTTCTTGCCGACCGGCTTCTGGGCTCGGTCGGTGTCGGTGTATTCGGCGAGCGCCTTGTTCAGGTTGTCCGCCAAGGGCGCGTAGGCGACGAGCAATCCGTCCGGCTTGCCGCGGAACGTGCGGTTCACCCGCGCCAATGTCTGCATCAACAAGGCGCCTTTGAGCGGACGGTCAAGATAGAGGGTGTGCAGCGGAGGCGCGTCGAAGCCGGTCAGCATCATGTCTTTGACCAGGACGACCTGAAGCTCGTCCTCGGCATCACGGAGCCGCTTCTGGATGACCTTGTTCTGCCTGTCACGGCGGACGTGCCGCGCCACCGGCACGACGTCCTGGGCGGTACCGGAGTAGACGACCTTGATCACGCCCTTGTCGACCGCGTCATGATGCCACTCGGGCTTGAGCTTGACGATCTCGTCGTACAAGTTGGCGCAGATTTCACGCGTCGCCCCGACGATGAACGCCTTGCCGGGAGAACCAATGAACTTGCACATCTCCTCCGACCGCGTCTCCCAATGCGCGACGATGTCTGCTGCTAACGCCTCCAGACGCGCTGGGGCGCCGTACACGGCGTTGATCACCGCAACGGACTTCTCGATCTTCGCGCGCTCGACCTCGTCGAGCCCGAGCGTCGCCTCGTCCGCGGCCTTGTCCAGGTCGTCCTCGGTGACGTCATCGATCAGCTTGACCTTGACGAGCCTGGGCTCGAAGTAGACCGGAACGGTGGCACCGTCGTCGACGGCGCGGGTCAGGTCGTAGATATCGATGTAGCGGCCGAACACTTCCCGGGTGTTGCGGTCCTCAAAGGAGATCGGCGTTCCGGTGAACGCGATCAGTGCAGCGTTGGGCAGAGCGTCCTTGAGATGGCGGGCGTAGCCGTCGAGGTCGTCGTAGTGGCTCCGGTGGGCCTCATCAGCGATCACGATGATGTTGCGACGGTCCGAAAGCAGCGGGTGCTCCAGTCCGGCGTCCTTCTCGGCTTTGCTGAGCCCGAACTTCTGCAATGTTGTGAAGTAGATGCCGCCCGTGGCGCGGTTGGCCAGCTCGTCGCGCAGCTGCGCACGCGTCGTAACCTTGATCGGAGATTCGTTCAACAGACGGGACCGGTTGAACGATTCGTACAGCTGCCCGTCGAGTTCCTTGCGGTCGGTCACCACGATGATGGTCGGGTTCTTCAGTTTGGGCTGCGTAGCCACGAGGTGGGCGTACAGCTCCATCTCCATCGACTTGCCCGACCCCTGGGTGTGCCACACGACGCCGGCCTTGCCGTTGCTCTCCACAGCCGCGACCGTCGACCCGACCGCCTTGGTGACCGCGAAGTACTGATGCGGCTTGGCGATCCGCTTCGCGTAACCGTCGGCTCCGCCGTCGAAGGCGGTGAAGTTCCGTTGCAGCTGGAGGAACCGCTCCGGATTGAACACGCCTTCGATCAGGAACTCCAGCTCGGTGCCGAGGTGGACGTCGTCGAGCGGTTCGCCGAGCTGCACCGGCTTGCCGTCGTCATCGACGTTCCACGGCGAGTAGTGGTTCAGCGGCGTGAACGGCGTGCCGTAGCGGGCGGTGATCCCGTCGCTGATCACGGTCACCACAGCGAACCGGAACGCCATCGGGAACTCACGCAAGTAGGTCGCCAACTGGGCATGCGCGGCGTCCAGATCGGCCTTGGCCGCGCCCGCTTGCTTCAGCTCGAAGATCGCGACCGGCATGCCATTGAGATAGAGCACGACATCGAAGCGGCGCTCGACCTCCGCCGTACGGACGGTGACCTGGTTGACCGCGAGCAGCTCGTTGTCGCCGACCTGGTGGCTGACCAGTCTGATCGTCGGGTTCTGTTCCACGCCGTCGGCGTCGATGTAGCTGATCCCGCGGTAGCCCTGGGTGCAAATCTGGTGCAGCCGGTAGTTCTCCGCGATCGCGTCCTGTGAGGTCGGTTGAATGATCTCCGCGAGCGCCTGCTCCAGGTACTCCGCTGGCACTTGGGGGTTGAGCTCCCGCATCTTGGCCAGCATCCGTCCAGGAAGCACAACGTCGTCCCACGAGGCCCGACCGTTTTCAGCGCCTTGCACGACGGCGATCCCTGGGAGCGGCTGCCACTCCTGCTCGGCGAGCGTCTCCAACGCGACGCTCTCCCACTCCGCCTCACTGAACCCCAGCTGCTCCGCCATCACACAACCCCCTCCACGACCTTCTCGGCTTCGCGCACGCGCGCCTTGCCTGACATCAGGAGGGGCAGAAGCTCGTCCCGCGTACGTCCGAGCCGCTTGTTTTCGGAGTGAGCGGCGTGGACAACATCGAGGAGACCGCGCTGCACCTCTACTTGTTTACACTGTTCAATCTTGCCGGGCACCGGAACAACTAAAGTACGAATGTCACGAAGGTTGATGTAAGGTGCCATGTCACTCTTGAACATTAGTTGTGACGCTTGAGCCTGAAGGTCTGAGCTTCTAAACCAAGAAGCGAGGTAGCTGCTATCGATCATCTCCTTGTCAAGGACGCGGAAGTAGCAAATCTGCGGACTGTAGACGACCACTTCGAGGTCAGGCGGCACAACCGCCACACGACCCACCGACCCCTTTGTTGTTAAGATAATGTCGCCTGGCTGCGACAGTTTCGAACCAATCTGTCCAGCATACGATTTCGACACAAAGTCGTCACCCTCAGGAGCGATGCGTCCGTCCCGAACATCCCCTGCCCTCAGAATTCGGTATCCTGGCCAGCCGTGCTCCGCTCGCTTCGTCCGATAGCCATCACCTAGCGTCAGGACGCCACGACTTGCGAGTTCACCCAAAGTCATCGGCGTTCCGAAACCCTGCCTTAGACTTTTCATGAATATTGCATCAGCGAGGCTCCGCGCAGTAGCCGATAAACGGTTATTCGCGGCAATCTTGTCATCAAGTGCGCCCAATACATCCGCGATCGCACGCTGCGTTCGAACACCGGGATACGAGACGGTCATGCTCCGCAGATGCGAAGGCCCGAAGTGTTTCATCACGGATCCGACACCCATGGCTTCGATCTGGTTCTTAAACGAAGGCGTCCGCAGCATGTGCTGAATGAACCTCGGATCCACTCGACAGTCTCGAGGCCTAAAACAGATAATTCCGGTGTATGGCACAGCTCCCACACCCTCGTCAACAACCGTTGCAACCTCCCCAAGGGAAGCCGAGGTGCTGAGAAGCACATCACCTTTTCGAAGCCGGAACTGCTTCCACTTCTGCTCGACCTTCGCGGGATCGAGGTAGTTGCACCCGTTCAGCAGGTTGGCCCCCAGTTTGAGTCCTGCCAGACGAATCAGTGGCACTCCGCCGTCGCGAAAGTCAGCAGCCATGATCCCCGGGCCTTCCCGAAACTCGAGTACCTCTGGCAGGGGCGCAGTAGACCAGTCAGACATCGAGCCGCTCCAATTGCTCACGGACAACCTTCTCCAGTTGGGCCGACGCGTCGAAGGCAGCAATCAATTCGTTGGCGAGGCGCTGGATCTTGTCGTCGATGGGTTCACCGTCGTCTTCGACTTCGGCAGCGCCGACATAACGGCCAGGGTCGAGGGCGTAGTCGACGGCCTTGATGTCGGGCAGGCCCATCGACTTGCAGAAGCCGGAAACATCCGCGTAGGTCAGGCGCTTCTGGGCAGCGGAGCGGGTTCCGCGCCAGGCGTGGTAGGTGTCGGCGATCTTGGCGATATCCTCGTTCGACAGCGTGCGCTCGGCGCGGTCGACCATGTAGCCGAGTTCGCGGGCGTCAATGAACAGCACCTGACCAGATCGATCGACCGCGCCGTGCTTACCGGCGCGCTTGTCCTTGGCGAAGAACCACACGCAGACCGGGATGCCAGTACTACGGAAGAGTTGTGTCGGCAGCGCAACCATGCAGGAGACGAGGTCGGCTTCGACGATCTGGGCTCGGATGGCACCTTCGCCGTTGGAGTTGGACGACATCGAGCCGTTAGCCATCACCACGCCGGCACTGCCGCCGGGAGCAAGTTTGTACAGGATGTGTTGAATCCAGGCGTAGTTAGCATTGGTAGCCGGAGGTACACCGAATTTCCAGCGTGGGTCTTCGGTGTTACGTGACCAGTACTTGATGTTGAACGGCGGGTTGGCCATCACGTAGTCCATCTGGAGGTCCGCGTGCTGGTCGCGGGCGAAGGTGTCGCCCCACCGGGCTCCGAGGCCCTTGTTCTCGATGCCGTGGATGGCGAGGTTCATCTTCGCCATCCGCCAGGTCTCTTCCAGGCTTTCCTGCCCGAAGATCGAGACGTCCTTAGGGTCGCCGTTGTGTTCGTAGATGAACTTCTCGGTCTGCACGAACATGCCGCCGGAGCCGCAGCACGGGTCGTACACGCGGCCGCTCGAGGGTTCCAGCACCTCGACGATCACTCGGACGACGCTGGGCGGGGTGAAGAACTCGCCGCCCCGCTTTCCTTCTGATCGGGCGAAGTTGCCGAGGAAGTACTCGTAGACCTCGCCCATGAGGTCGCGTGCGCGGTGTTCGCCCTGGCGGCTGAACCGGGCGCTGTTGAAGAGGTCGATCAGTTCCCCGAGGCGGCGCTGGTCGATGTTGTCCTTGTTGTAGAGGCGCGGCAGCGTGCCCTGCAGTGCCGGGTTGGTCTTCATGACGAGGTCCATTGCCTCGTCGATCAGCTGACCGATGTTCTTGGCCGGTTCGGTGCCTTCGGCCGGCTTGCCCTTGGCGTACTGCGCGAGGTAGTCCCATTGGGCGGTGGGCGGCACGACGAAGACGCCGTAGCCCTGGTATTCCTCGGGGTCGTCGATCAGGTCGGCGATCTGCTCGGCGTCGTAGCCTTCGGCCGTCAGGTCGGCGCGGATGGCTTCGCGGCGTTCGTCGTAGGCGTCCGAGACGTACTTGAGGAATACCAAGCCGAGGATGACGTCCTTGTACTGGTTCGCGGACAGCGAGCCGCGGAGCCGGTCGGCGGCCTTCCAGAGCGTGTCCTTCAGCTCCTTCATCGTCGACGGTGCCGACGGTTCCTTCTTCTTGCGGGGAGGCATGCTGCCTGTCCTTCCTATTTCGTTGTCCGCGTCGCGAGAGTCACCGCGCCTGCGGCGACTCCGTCGATCATGGCAGTGACGAGATTCCGTGTTTCTTCCAAGTGGTGTCGAAGCGTCGCTTCGTGCTCGGCCACAGCCGCGAGGACCGCTTCGAGTCGATCCACTTCAGCGGTGTCGAGGATCGGCACGCTCCAGGTCTTCCACTCCGAGGGCACGCGCGGAAGCCGGTTGATGATCGCGGCCACCGCTCGAGGGCCGATGCCAGCTTTCGGGCTGATCCGGAGGATCTTCGACGGGGCGGCCACCAGCGCTCCGCCGGTGTCGTCGACGGCGGCGACCGGGTGCGGTCGGTCGGTGAACACGACATCCCCGGGATTGGTGCGTGCGGCACGTGGGTACAGCTGCGTCGCATCGAACGGGTCGAGCCGCAACAGACCGTGCGGAGCGGTCGCGGACAAAACTGGCACTGACCCGGCGGGGTCGGCGTGGTCGCTGTGTATCCGGCTGCCGCGAAGGACCCGGACGTGGCCCTGGTCGGTCAGTTCGCCGAGAGACCGGCGGCGCAGCAGCGTCGTGCCGGCGGCGGGTTCTGCCAGGACGTCGAACGGACGAATCGCTTCGCTCGTAACCAAGGTCGCAGTGTTAATGGCAGCTGTGTGTCGTCCCGTGTCCGCTGTGGCAAGGCGGGTCGCCCGTGCACCGGCGGGTACGACGGTTGCGCGGGAGCTGAGGATCGCGGGCAGGTCGTGCGGGCGGAGGTACCGGAACGCGCGGCCGCGGACCCTGGCCAGAGCCGCTGTCACGTCCGAGGCGAGGTCCTCCAGGTCGCGTTCGGCGCTGTCGAACGCCGCCAGATCGGCGACCAGCGGCCGCTGGGTGAACCCGCCCGGCGCACAGACCCACAATCCGAGCGCCTGCCGATGCGCTTCGCGCCACATGCCCCGCGGCAGGCGCAGCGCAACGGCCAGCCCCTCAGCGCGGAGAGTCTGGGCTCGGCGCTGCTCCTGGGTGCCGTGCAGCTCGTCGCACAGGGCTGCGGCCGGCCCGACGATGACGGCGAGCTCCGCCTCGTCGAGGTCGAGCACCACCTCGTCGACCAGCTCGAGGGCGGAGTCCACGGTCTCGCCGACAGCCGAGAGGAAGCGCACGCGCGGCGTCGCCGCGCGCTCGACCGTCTCGATGCCGCGGATTGCTGCGCGACGCCGCATACCCCGCACGTCCGGGGTATCGCCCGGCACGATGAGCTGGGTGAAGCTCGGGGCGAGGGCAAGGGTTGCGCTGGTCGCTCTGCCGGCGTGGACCAGCGGCACACCTTCGGGATCGAGATGGAGGGCGCATGCCTGGGCGATGGTGCGGACGAGGTCCACCGCGTCCGAGGTCAGGTCGCGGCTGCCCCGTCCTGCCCGGCTCCGGTGCAGGCGATCGAGGGCTTCCCCGGGGCCGTACGAGGCATCGAGGAGCCCGTCGACAAACCGCAGCGTGGCCGGCACCGCCCGGGCTGAGACGATTTCGCGGAGCAGCATCCGGTCGCCGGGGTCGACCTCGCGTGCCTTGTCGGCGCGCTGCTCGGTCGTCGCCGCG
The nucleotide sequence above comes from Amycolatopsis sp. AA4. Encoded proteins:
- a CDS encoding class I SAM-dependent DNA methyltransferase; translation: MPPRKKKEPSAPSTMKELKDTLWKAADRLRGSLSANQYKDVILGLVFLKYVSDAYDERREAIRADLTAEGYDAEQIADLIDDPEEYQGYGVFVVPPTAQWDYLAQYAKGKPAEGTEPAKNIGQLIDEAMDLVMKTNPALQGTLPRLYNKDNIDQRRLGELIDLFNSARFSRQGEHRARDLMGEVYEYFLGNFARSEGKRGGEFFTPPSVVRVIVEVLEPSSGRVYDPCCGSGGMFVQTEKFIYEHNGDPKDVSIFGQESLEETWRMAKMNLAIHGIENKGLGARWGDTFARDQHADLQMDYVMANPPFNIKYWSRNTEDPRWKFGVPPATNANYAWIQHILYKLAPGGSAGVVMANGSMSSNSNGEGAIRAQIVEADLVSCMVALPTQLFRSTGIPVCVWFFAKDKRAGKHGAVDRSGQVLFIDARELGYMVDRAERTLSNEDIAKIADTYHAWRGTRSAAQKRLTYADVSGFCKSMGLPDIKAVDYALDPGRYVGAAEVEDDGEPIDDKIQRLANELIAAFDASAQLEKVVREQLERLDV
- a CDS encoding AAA family ATPase, which codes for MDETARLWVQHSLLGDRSLTDPSRDGVWTVDVLRDLDRRFNGNPLVSGEGDGTFAGKWAIQLEHAGPELVLLAAEVLLVHFLFVGSVTYRGKLDVINATVAGTEVTLDPESVPMQAMRQGIGHPGVGFNTRRDLQVGYLIDFCLRLKELGRDERAVLLDDAWALRDFADKTDKPLREMRHIVLHLLHPETFERISSGRHKREIATAFGDLAETSGLDVDEQLFAIRDKLATLMPEGNASGQAIDFYHPPLRVAWESAGDSGEATGDLEALEWKKQIVLYGPPGTSKTYQARGLAETIIRRAALHRWGFKNFIERAELVEAAVAANVFWVQLHPGFGYPEFVRGLRLDGDRTRYHPGLLPSVVDRYHGQAFPDGLAALPVVLVLDEINRTDLSAMFGEAFSLLEAGQRGREVTLPGSNPDEQPATLALPEDLYLIGTMNEIDQSVETLDFALRRRFLWRECPFERETLLEIIQDRWAGAVRGVPYDYAAEQLARFADHAERLNIAISESAVLGRAYHVGHTYFADIVFFLGIWLSTRKSRPANGGYLWRQPRDQPQPPLLDLWSRSLKPLLEQYLAGVDDRDEQMDRFRRVFLGQ
- a CDS encoding restriction endonuclease subunit S translates to MSNWSGSMSDWSTAPLPEVLEFREGPGIMAADFRDGGVPLIRLAGLKLGANLLNGCNYLDPAKVEQKWKQFRLRKGDVLLSTSASLGEVATVVDEGVGAVPYTGIICFRPRDCRVDPRFIQHMLRTPSFKNQIEAMGVGSVMKHFGPSHLRSMTVSYPGVRTQRAIADVLGALDDKIAANNRLSATARSLADAIFMKSLRQGFGTPMTLGELASRGVLTLGDGYRTKRAEHGWPGYRILRAGDVRDGRIAPEGDDFVSKSYAGQIGSKLSQPGDIILTTKGSVGRVAVVPPDLEVVVYSPQICYFRVLDKEMIDSSYLASWFRSSDLQAQASQLMFKSDMAPYINLRDIRTLVVPVPGKIEQCKQVEVQRGLLDVVHAAHSENKRLGRTRDELLPLLMSGKARVREAEKVVEGVV
- a CDS encoding type I restriction endonuclease subunit R, coding for MAEQLGFSEAEWESVALETLAEQEWQPLPGIAVVQGAENGRASWDDVVLPGRMLAKMRELNPQVPAEYLEQALAEIIQPTSQDAIAENYRLHQICTQGYRGISYIDADGVEQNPTIRLVSHQVGDNELLAVNQVTVRTAEVERRFDVVLYLNGMPVAIFELKQAGAAKADLDAAHAQLATYLREFPMAFRFAVVTVISDGITARYGTPFTPLNHYSPWNVDDDGKPVQLGEPLDDVHLGTELEFLIEGVFNPERFLQLQRNFTAFDGGADGYAKRIAKPHQYFAVTKAVGSTVAAVESNGKAGVVWHTQGSGKSMEMELYAHLVATQPKLKNPTIIVVTDRKELDGQLYESFNRSRLLNESPIKVTTRAQLRDELANRATGGIYFTTLQKFGLSKAEKDAGLEHPLLSDRRNIIVIADEAHRSHYDDLDGYARHLKDALPNAALIAFTGTPISFEDRNTREVFGRYIDIYDLTRAVDDGATVPVYFEPRLVKVKLIDDVTEDDLDKAADEATLGLDEVERAKIEKSVAVINAVYGAPARLEALAADIVAHWETRSEEMCKFIGSPGKAFIVGATREICANLYDEIVKLKPEWHHDAVDKGVIKVVYSGTAQDVVPVARHVRRDRQNKVIQKRLRDAEDELQVVLVKDMMLTGFDAPPLHTLYLDRPLKGALLMQTLARVNRTFRGKPDGLLVAYAPLADNLNKALAEYTDTDRAQKPVGKNIDEAVALTTTLIASLDQLCAGYPWRSKLDGGPKSWVRAAYGLTNYLRSPGTPGNRPPEGEEPLGDRFRKLANQLARAWALCAGNQTLDHLRVTAKFYEEVRVWMGKFDASERQAEGKPVPEEIERMLSTLVATSTASGEIVDIYEAAGLPKPSLSDLGPEFQLKAQSATNPHLAIEALRALLVEESDHVTQHNLVRQRAFSERIAELMRKYTNQQLTSAEVIAELIELAKEVAEEGNRGQFFTPPLSHDELAFYDAVSTNESAVEIQGDDVLAQIARELVAVMQRDVKTDWTVRDDVRAKLRSSIKRLLVKYKYPPDKQPEAIRLVIEQMEAMAPRYAADGGSGTASR